One Glycine soja cultivar W05 chromosome 2, ASM419377v2, whole genome shotgun sequence genomic region harbors:
- the LOC114384738 gene encoding pentatricopeptide repeat-containing protein At1g31430-like: MQCSKLLKGTYISLLKSCKSMSQLKQIQAHIFCFGLQQDRDILNKLMAFSMDSSLGDFNYANRIFNHIHHPSLFIYNLMIKAFVKRGSLRSAISLFQQLRERGVWPDNYTYPYVLKGIGCIGEVREGEKIHAFVVKTGLEFDPYVCNSLMNMYAELGLVEGFTQVFEEMPERDAVSWNIMISGYVRCKRFEEAVDVYRRMQMESNEKPNEATVVSTLSACAVLRNLELGKEIHDYIANELDLTPIMGNALLDMYCKCGCVSVAREIFDAMIVKNVNCWTSMVTGYVICGQLDQARYLFERSPSRDVVLWTAMINGYVQFNHFEDAIALFGEMQIRGVEPDKFIVVTLLTGCAQLGALEQGKWIHNYIDENRIKMDAVVSTALIEMYAKCGCIEKSLEIFNGLKDMDTTSWTSIICGLAMNGKTSEALELFEAMQTCGLKPDDITFVAVLSACGHAGLVEEGRKLFHSMSSIYHIEPNLEHYGCFIDLLGRAGLLQEAEELVKKLPDQNNEIIVPLYGALLSACRTYGNIDMGERLATALAKVKSSDSSLHTLLASIYASADRWEDVRKVRSKMKDLGIKKVPGYSAIEVDG; encoded by the coding sequence ATGCAGTGTTCAAAACTACTGAAGGGAACATACATTTCTCTTCTCAAAAGCTGCAAATCCATGTCCCAATTGAAGCAAATTCAGGCCCACATATTCTGTTTTGGCCTTCAACAAGACAGAGACATCCTCAACAAGCTCATGGCCTTTTCCATGGACTCATCCCTAGGGGATTTTAACTATGCAAACAGAATCTTCAACCACATTCATCACCCCTCCTTGTTTATCTACAACCTCATGATCAAGGCCTTTGTGAAAAGGGGTAGTTTAAGGAGTGCCATTTCTCTTTTTCAGCAGCTGAGGGAACGTGGGGTGTGGCCCGATAACTACACCTACCCTTATGTTTTGAAGGGTATTGGTTGCATTGGGGAGGTTAGGGAAGGGGAAAAGATTCATGCTTTTGTGGTTAAGACTGGCCTTGAGTTTGACCCTTATGTGTGTAACTCCTTGATGAATATGTATGCTGAGTTGGGCCTGGTTGAGGGGTTCACACAGGTGTTTGAGGAAATGCCTGAGAGGGATGCGGTTTCTTGGAACATCATGATTTCGGGTTATGTCAGATGCAAGAGGTTTGAGGAGGCTGTTGATGTTTACCGGCGGATGCAGATGGAGAGCAATGAGAAGCCCAATGAAGCCACGGTTGTGAGCACTCTGTCGGCTTGTGCGGTATTGAGAAATTTGGAGCTTGGCAAGGAAATCCATGATTACATTGCAAATGAACTGGACCTTACTCCTATAATGGGGAATGCTTTGTTGGACATGTATTGTAAGTGTGGGTGTGTGAGCGTGGCCAGGGAGATTTTCGATGCAATGATCGTGAAGAATGTGAATTGTTGGACCAGTATGGTAACTGGGTATGTGATCTGTGGTCAGTTGGATCAAGCTCGGTATTTGTTTGAGAGGAGTCCAAGTAGGGATGTTGTTCTTTGGACAGCTATGATTAATGGGTATGTGCAGTTTAATCATTTTGAAGATGCAATCGCATTATTTGGGGAGATGCAGATCAGAGGTGTGGAACCAGATAAGTTCATTGTGGTTACTCTCCTTACAGGTTGTGCTCAATTGGGAGCTCTGGAGCAGGGCAAGTGGATTCATAATTACATAGATGAAAACAGAATTAAGATGGATGCTGTGGTTAGTACTGCCCTTATTGAAATGTATGCTAAATGTGGTTGCATAGAGAAATCTTTGGAAATTTTTAATGGATTGAAGGATATGGACACGACCTCATGGACTTCAATTATTTGTGGGCTGGCCATGAATGGTAAAACAAGTGAAGCACTTGAGTTGTTTGAAGCAATGCAAACATGCGGATTAAAACCTGATGATATTACTTTTGTTGCTGTTTTAAGTGCTTGTGGTCATGCAGGATTGGTCGAAGAGGGCCGCAAGTTATTTCATTCCATGTCAAGTATATATCACATTGAGCCAAATTTAGAGCACTACGGGTGTTTCATTGACCTTCTTGGTCGAGCCGGACTTTTACAAGAGGCAGAGGAGTTGGTGAAGAAGTTACCAGATCAAAACAACGAAATAATAGTTCCACTTTATGGAGCTTTGCTAAGCGCCTGCCGAACTTATGGCAATATTGATATGGGTGAAAGGCTTGCTACAGCCCTAGCAAAAGTTAAATCCAGCGATTCAAGTCTTCATACACTTCTTGCTAGCATTTATGCTTCTGCTGACAGATGGGAAGATGTGAGAAAGGTGAGAAGTAAGATGAAAGATCTAGGAATCAAAAAGGTGCCAGGATATAGTGCCATTGAGGTGGATGGCTAG